In the genome of Ferrovibrio terrae, the window CCAGTGCAATCGCGGTGCCGACCAGGATGGCCATCGGCGAGATCAGGATCGCCAGCACCGCCAGCTTGGCCTCGCGCGCCTCGATCTTCTTGCCGAGATATTCCGGGCTGCGGCCGACCATCAGACCCGCAATGAACAGGGTCGCGACGATGAAGAGGGCCACGCCATAGAAGCCCGCGCCGACGCCGCCGACGATCACCTCGCCCAGCATGATGTTGAGCATCGGGATCATGCCGCCCAGCGGCAGGAAACTGGAATGCATGGCATTGACCGCACCGCAGGACGCTGCCGTGGTGATCACGGCAAACAGCGCCGAGGTGAAGCTGCCGAAGCGGACTTCCTTGCCCTCCATGTTGCCCATGGCCGGGTCGACGCCAAGCTGGGTCAGCAGCGGATTGGCGCCGGCCTCGACATGGCCGGCGATCAGCACGCCGGCCACGAACAGCAGCAGCATGGTGGCGAGGATCGCATAACCCTGGCGCTGATCCTTCACCATGCGGCCGAACACATTGGTCAGCGCCGCACCGATCAGGAAGATCAGCAGCATCTGTACGAAGTTGCTCAGCGCGGTGGGATTCTCGAAGGGATGCGCCGCATTGGCGTTGAAGAAGCCGCCGCCATTGGTGCCGAGCATCTTGATCGCCACCTGGCTTGCCACCGGACCCTGCGCGATCACCTGCTGCGCGCCTTCCAGCGTCGTCGCCGTGGTGTAAGCGTCGAAATTCTGCGGCATGCCCTGCCAGATCAGGAAGATCGCGGCAACGAAGGCGATAGGCAGCAGCACACCCAGCGTCGCGCGGGTGAGATCGACCCAGAAATTGCCGATGGTCTTGACCGACTTGCGGGCGAAGGCGCGGATCACCACAAGGGCGATCGCGATGCCGGTGGCGGCCGAGACGAAATTCTGCACCGTCAGGCCGGCCATCTGGCTGAAATAGCTCATGGTGCTTTCGCCGCCATAGGCCTGCCAGTTGGTATTGGTGACGAAGCTGACGGCCGTGTTGAAGGCCAGATCGCTCGGCAGTGCAGGAAGTCCCTGCGGATTGAGCGGCAGCATGTCCTGCAGGCGCAGGATGACGAACAGCAGCAGGAAGCCGGCCAGGTTGAAGACCAGCATGGCGATGGCATAGGCCGACCAGTGCTGTTGGCGGCTGTCGCTGACCCCGGCCAGCGCATAAAGCGGCCGCTCAACGGGACGCAGCCAGCCGATCTCGCCGGAGAACAGCCGGGTCATGTAGAGGCCGATGACCGGCGTGGCGGCCAGAATGATGGCCAGAAACAGGCCAAGCTGGAGATAATCGTTCTGTGTCATGGCCGCCTCAGAATGTCTCGGCCCGCAGGAGGGCGTAGAGCAGATAGACGGCGAGCAGGAGCGCAATGCCCCCGCCCAGGATGAAATCGAAAGTCATGGGATGGCGCTCCTAAAGCCGCTCGCAGAGCAGCGTGTAGGCGATGAAGCCGGCGAAGAGGCCGGCACCGAGGGCGAGGAAAATCAGGTCAGGCATGGGAGACTCCAATGGAGCCTATGGAATAGTCCCAGCCCGCATTAAGCCGCCATGTGGGATGCACCCTGGTGGCATAAGGATTTCATAAAGGCTGCGGCAATAGCTTGAATAAAGCTCCGAAAACACCGGGTTTCGAGCCGGCGGGCACTCACTCGCAACGAGGAGGTCAGGGGTTCGATTCCTTCGTCTCCACCGATTTTCCGCATAATCCCACATGTAGACCCTGTGGGTTATTTGGAAGATTCTGCGCGCGGCCTATTCTCGGCAGAGTTACATCCGAGAGCCTTCCGCCCGTGACAGCCACCCTCGCCATCGACCGCATCGACACCTCGATCTGGCATCCGAAACTCCGGGTGCTTCACGATCTGTGGCGGGATGTTGCGCCAGCGCCGGACCTGCTGCCGGGGCGGCAGCATATCAGCCCCGAACTGCTGAAACCCTGGCTGCCGAATATCTGGCTGATCGACGCGGTCGAGAGTGAAACCGATTACGAAGGCTGCAGCCCGCGTTTCCGCTACCGGCTGGTCGGCACCAAGCTGGTGGAAATGCGCGGCGGCCACAATCCGGTGGGCGAGTGGCTGGATGAGGCCAATCCCGCGCGCCAGAGTCCGAACCCCACGGCGGCCCGCATGCGTGAGGTGGTCCGCAGCCGCCAGCCGAGCTGGCGCCATGGCCTGCCGAACAACCGCCGCATCGACGATATCAAGCAGATCGAGAATCTGTTCCTGCCGCTGGCCAGCGATAGCAACCGCGTCAACATGCTGCTCTGCTGCTCGCTGTATTTCGGCTTCGCCGGCAGGGAACTTTAGGCGCGAGCTTTAGCCGGCGCGCTTACCCGATCTCCAGCACCACGTTGCCGAAGGCGCCTTTCTCGACCGCTTCATGTGCGGCGACGATCTCGTCCAGCGGATAGCGCGCGGCGATTTTCGTCTTGAGCCGGCCCTGCTGCAGCAGTACGCCCAGCTCGGCGATGGCGGCATAGCGCGCGGCCGCCTGCAGTTCGTAGACGACGAAGAAGCGCAGCGTCAGCCCGCGGAACAGCAGGTCGCGGAATGGCACCGGCACGTCACCCATCGCATTCGAGCCGTAGCAGACCAGCGTGCCATGCGGCGCCAGTGCGCCCTTGGCCAGCAGCGGCGCGGTTGAGGACAAATCCATGTCGATGATCGCATCGACGCCCTTGCCGCCGGTCAGCTCGACAACTGTGGCGGCCACATCCTCGCTCTTGTAGTCGATCACATGGGTCGCCCCGGCCTCACGCGCGACATCGGCGCGCGCCTTTGACGCCGTGCCGATCACCTGCATGCCTTTGCCGGCCGCGATCTGCGTGGCGTAATGCCCCACTGCCGAGGCCGCACCCGTCACCAGCACCGTCTTCGCCCCGTCGGCCTCGGCCAGCCGCACGGCATGGATGGCGGTCAGCGCCGGGATGCCGAAGCACGACGCGGTGACGACATCGACTGCCTCGGGCAGCTGCACGGCCTGCGCCGTCGGCAGGGCGATGTATTGCGCCGCCGTGCCCAGCGGCCGCTGCCACTGGCCGTTCCAGGTCCAGACCCGCTCGCCGACGCGGCTGCCCGGCACGCCCTCGCCGACCGCTTCGATCACGCCGGCACCATCGCTGTGTGGAATCACCAGCGGGCCCATCGTGAGCGGCCGGCCGCGCCGGCTTTTCACGTCCGACGGATTGACGCCCGAGGCCTGCAGGCGCACCAGCACCTCGCCAGCCCTGGGCTGCGGCGTCGGCTGCTCGCCGACACTCAGCACATCCTTGGCTTCGCCGTTTTTGCTGTACCAGGCCGCTTTCATGGTCGCTCGCTCCCGTCTTTTGGTTGCGACCAGTCTAGGGCAGGCGTTACAGCAGCGCCACGACCTCAAGCGCATCGTGCCGCACGACGACATGGCGCTCCGGCGGCAGCAGCCGCAGCGGCCCCTCCAGGCCGCCCGTCACATGCAGGGTCTCCACGATCAGGACGCAGCCCACTGCAGTCCCGCCATCGGCCATCGGCAGGGCCAGGCGTTCCGCCGTGACCAGCGTCGCGGAGGTGTCACCATCGGCCGGCAGCGTATAGAGGCTGCGGCAATAGATCGGCCGGCGCCGCTGGATCAGCTCGGCCAGCGTGTCGCGCATATGCCGGATATAGGCGGGATCGGTCAGCTGGCCATAGGCCTTCGCATCCATGCCTTCCGGCATCTCGCGGAACCAGCGGCCGATCTCGCTGCCGACCAGGCGAAACCGGCTGAGGTCGAAATTCGCATTCGTGGTTTCAGCAATGATGAGATGCGGCAGGATCTCGCGCGGAATCGTGGCGACATCCAGCAGGCGGATATCGGGAATGTTGACTGGCTGCGGCAGGCTGCGCCAGAAGTCGCGCGCTGCCTTCAGCACCGGATTGCCTTCGAGGATCATGGGGTCGCGCCTGCCTTCGGGAGACGAAGCTATGCCGTAATCCGGCGACGCGAAGCAGGTTGAGATTTGGCAATGCCGGCGCTGATTTTCGTAGTGACTCGCTACGCTGCCGTTGCGCGCCGGATTAATGCGCGATGCGGCGCTCCAGCCAGGCCTTCACGGCGAGCGTCAGCAGCGCCAGCAGGGTGAGCGTGCTGGCGGCGGCGAAAGCGCCGACCGCGTTATAGTCGTGATAGAGCAGCTCGATCTGCAGCGGCAGCGTGTTGGTCTCGCCGCGCACATTGCCCGACACCACCGAGACGGCGCCGAATTCGCCGATGGCGCGCGCCGCACAGAGGATGGTGCCGTAGAGCAAAGCCCAGCGGATATTGGGCAGGGTCACACGCCAGAAGATCTGCCAGCCGGCCGCACCCAAAGTGGTGGCGGCCTCCTCCTGCTCGCTGCCCTGCGCCTGCATCAGCGGGATCAGTTCACGCGCCACGAAAGGACTGGTGACGAACAGCGTGACCAGGAAGATCGCCGGCAGGGCGAACATGATCTGGATATCGTGCTCGACCAGGAAATCGCCGAACAGGCCCTGGCCGCCATAGAGCAGGATGTAGGTGACGCCGGCGACGATCGGCGAGATCGAGAAGGGAATCTCGATCACGGTCAGCAGCAGCTTCTTGCCGGGGAACTCGAATTTGGCGATCAGCCAGGCGGCGCCGACGCCGAATACCAGATTGACCGGCACGACCGCAATCGCGACCACCACGGTGAGCAGCACGGCATGCAGCGTATCGGGCTGCAGGATTCCGGCAACGTAAGTCGCCCAGCCCTTCGACAGCGCCTGGGTGAAGATCACCACCACCGGCGCGACGATGAACAACGCGGTCAGCGTGACGCCGAGCAGGATCAGGATCAGTGGCAGCCGTGACGGGCTGGCCGCCGCAGGTGCAGAATGAAACGCAGCATCGGCAGCCATGATCAGCCCTTCATCCTGTAGCGCATATGCCAGGCCTGGATCGCATTGGTGACCAGCAGGATGCAGAAGGCGCCGGCCAGCAGCACCACGGCCAAAGCCGCGGCGGCCGGATAATCGTATTCCTCGAGCCGGATGAAGATCAGCAGGGCTGCAATCTCCGTTTTAAACGGAAGATTGCCGGCGATGAAGATCACCGCGCCGAATTCGCCCAGGCTGCGCGCGAAGGCCAGTGCGCAGCCGGTGAGATAGGCCGGGAAGATCGCCGGAAAGACCACCTTGCGGAAAATCGCGCCACGGTATGCGCCCAGCGTGGCGGCCGCTTCCTCGACATCGGGCTGGATATCCTCCAGCACCGGCTGCACGGTGCGCACCACGAAGGGCACGCTGGTGAATGCCATGGCGATGGCCACGCCGATGATCGTATAGGCCACCTTGATGCCGGCCTCGCCTTCGAGGATCTGGCCGTACCAGCCGTTCTGGGCATAGAGCGCGGTGAGTGCAATCCCGGCGACAGCAGTGGGCAGCGCGAACGGCAGGTCGATCAGCGCATCGAGGATGCGTTTGCCGGGAAACTCGTAGCGCACCAGGATCCAGGCCATCAGCAGGCCATAGCCGGCATTGAACAGCGTAGCGAGCGCGGCAGCAGACACCGTGAGCTGCAAGGAGGCCAGCACGCGCGGGCTGGCGAGCAGGCGCAGAAAACCCTCAGGACCGATCTCGGCCGATTTCAGCAGCAGGGCTGCCAGCGGCAGCAGCACGATGATGGCGAGATACAGCAGCGTGCCGCCCATCGCGAGGCCGAAGCCGGGCAGCACGCGCCGGGCTTTCACCCGACGCGCAGGACCTGCATGGATAGCGACCGCTGTCAT includes:
- the kdpA gene encoding potassium-transporting ATPase subunit KdpA, which encodes MTQNDYLQLGLFLAIILAATPVIGLYMTRLFSGEIGWLRPVERPLYALAGVSDSRQQHWSAYAIAMLVFNLAGFLLLFVILRLQDMLPLNPQGLPALPSDLAFNTAVSFVTNTNWQAYGGESTMSYFSQMAGLTVQNFVSAATGIAIALVVIRAFARKSVKTIGNFWVDLTRATLGVLLPIAFVAAIFLIWQGMPQNFDAYTTATTLEGAQQVIAQGPVASQVAIKMLGTNGGGFFNANAAHPFENPTALSNFVQMLLIFLIGAALTNVFGRMVKDQRQGYAILATMLLLFVAGVLIAGHVEAGANPLLTQLGVDPAMGNMEGKEVRFGSFTSALFAVITTAASCGAVNAMHSSFLPLGGMIPMLNIMLGEVIVGGVGAGFYGVALFIVATLFIAGLMVGRSPEYLGKKIEAREAKLAVLAILISPMAILVGTAIALVTEPGLAGLLSAGPHGLSEVLYGFTSAAGNNGSAFAGLTANSVFYNTALGITMLLGRFAMIVPVIAMAGGLAAKKATPASAGSFPTHGPMFVLLLAGTILIVGGLTFFPALALGPIVEHLLLAAGTTF
- a CDS encoding NADPH:quinone reductase produces the protein MKAAWYSKNGEAKDVLSVGEQPTPQPRAGEVLVRLQASGVNPSDVKSRRGRPLTMGPLVIPHSDGAGVIEAVGEGVPGSRVGERVWTWNGQWQRPLGTAAQYIALPTAQAVQLPEAVDVVTASCFGIPALTAIHAVRLAEADGAKTVLVTGAASAVGHYATQIAAGKGMQVIGTASKARADVAREAGATHVIDYKSEDVAATVVELTGGKGVDAIIDMDLSSTAPLLAKGALAPHGTLVCYGSNAMGDVPVPFRDLLFRGLTLRFFVVYELQAAARYAAIAELGVLLQQGRLKTKIAARYPLDEIVAAHEAVEKGAFGNVVLEIG
- the cysW gene encoding sulfate ABC transporter permease subunit CysW, producing MAADAAFHSAPAAASPSRLPLILILLGVTLTALFIVAPVVVIFTQALSKGWATYVAGILQPDTLHAVLLTVVVAIAVVPVNLVFGVGAAWLIAKFEFPGKKLLLTVIEIPFSISPIVAGVTYILLYGGQGLFGDFLVEHDIQIMFALPAIFLVTLFVTSPFVARELIPLMQAQGSEQEEAATTLGAAGWQIFWRVTLPNIRWALLYGTILCAARAIGEFGAVSVVSGNVRGETNTLPLQIELLYHDYNAVGAFAAASTLTLLALLTLAVKAWLERRIAH
- the cysT gene encoding sulfate ABC transporter permease subunit CysT; amino-acid sequence: MTAVAIHAGPARRVKARRVLPGFGLAMGGTLLYLAIIVLLPLAALLLKSAEIGPEGFLRLLASPRVLASLQLTVSAAALATLFNAGYGLLMAWILVRYEFPGKRILDALIDLPFALPTAVAGIALTALYAQNGWYGQILEGEAGIKVAYTIIGVAIAMAFTSVPFVVRTVQPVLEDIQPDVEEAAATLGAYRGAIFRKVVFPAIFPAYLTGCALAFARSLGEFGAVIFIAGNLPFKTEIAALLIFIRLEEYDYPAAAALAVVLLAGAFCILLVTNAIQAWHMRYRMKG
- the kdpF gene encoding K(+)-transporting ATPase subunit F; the encoded protein is MTFDFILGGGIALLLAVYLLYALLRAETF
- a CDS encoding PAS domain-containing protein, which gives rise to MTATLAIDRIDTSIWHPKLRVLHDLWRDVAPAPDLLPGRQHISPELLKPWLPNIWLIDAVESETDYEGCSPRFRYRLVGTKLVEMRGGHNPVGEWLDEANPARQSPNPTAARMREVVRSRQPSWRHGLPNNRRIDDIKQIENLFLPLASDSNRVNMLLCCSLYFGFAGREL